ACTGACGTTGGTTGGATGGAATTTTGCCGTGAACTGGCTGAGTTTCCATTTCCCTTTTATCGAAAAGTTAGTTTCAGCGCGGTCCATACAGATTGTGAAAGACGGCAAACTATTGCGACGAAACATGCGCCGCGAATACATTACGCAGGAAGAACTTCTGGAGTCACTTCACCGCGAAGGTATCGATGATATTTCAAAAGTAAAGGCTGCTTTTGTAGAAGGTGACGGCGCCATTACGTTCGTAAAAAAGGATTAAACCAGTTTCACTTAAACCTGAATATCAACGAAAAACGGAAAGCTGAAAACGTCCGTATGTTTTAGCAAAAACGTCCGTATGTGTTTAGGAAATGTCCTTCGGGTTTTAAATGTATTCTAAAATTTTGATCCCGCTAAAAGAAACGCAGTATAAAAAAAGCTGTTCCGAAAAACAGCTTGATATCATTAATTTTTAAAGGTCTTTGGTCCAAACCCAACGTCCGTGGCTGGGTACCGCTTCTTCTTCCCAGTTTGCAAGCAAATGTTCGATGCCGGATTTCAACTCGGGACCGCTCATCGCCGTGCCGTGACCCGGAACTAAAATCTGTGGATTCAGCGCGGCCAGTTTCTCCACCGATTCGCGTGCCTGGCTCCAATTCGTCGTGAGATAGACCGGCGGACCGCATATTTCTTCTTTTTGAATCAAAACTTTATACAATGAATCCTGCTTCACCGTAATCAGGGCATCTGCCGAGATCAGCACACCGTCCCGTTCCCGGTACAGCGCCACCTGACCGGGAGAGTGGCCCGGCACGTGAATCCATTCCCAATCGATCAAATAGGGAACTTCACCGTTATCCGGTAATTGTTGCAGAACTTCGCTGATGTTGATCGGTTCGTGCGGATAAACCGAAGAAATCTTCGCCAGAACACCACCTTCCACCGACGTATCGGGCTGCGGATAGCTTTCCATTCCTGTTAAAAATGTCGATTCTAAGGAATGCGCGTAAACCGGAACATTCCATTTTTCAATTAAATCAACGATGCTGCCGACATGATCGAAATGTCCGTGCGTCAGGATGATGGCTTTTGGTGAATTGTTCTCTCCGAAGCGTTGTTGCGCGACTTTGATAATTTCCTTCCCCGATTTTGGCATTCCGGCATCTACCAAAACCCAATCGCCACCGGGATTCCCGATCATGATGAGGTTTACGATCTGGTTGGTGTAATAGGCTACATCGGGAGTTACCTCGCGAAGTTTTCCGCTGTCAACCGAGGTCATCGGAATTATCTTGTTGTCTTTGCTTTGTTCCATAATGTGTTTTTTTTATGAAAAGGCGGCAAAATCAGTGCCGCGCAGTTTGACATTGAGTAATTATTAAAACTCAAACGCACAAAGAATCATGCGTGAATTCTAATAGTGAAGACTTTTATATAACTATTTTAGCGGAAAGCAACTCACCTAAGGTATAAAAATCAAAGATTTTTTCGGTGGCTGATAGATATTCTTTGATGAATTTAAAACGAAAAAAGCTGCTCCCGAATTTGGAACAGCTTTAAAAATAAATCAAGACAAAAACTATTGATAAGCCTGAATTGCTTTGTTAATGGCGTCAACCTGCTGATTGATCGTGGTGCTTGATGGATTTGCCTTCAAAACTGCCATCTTTTTAGCCAAACCGTCGCGCAGAATCTGCACAATCATCATTTTAGCCTGCGGGTTATCGTCAATCTGGCTTTTCACCTGGGTCAGGATCTTGGTTACGTTTTCAGTTGCTTTTAGATTGTCCGAACTCATGATCCAGTTATAAGCTTCTTCCGCTGCGGCACCTAGTTCCGAGTTCTGGAATTTCACAAACGGATAAAACGCGGCTGTTGACGCGATGGCCGGCATGTGTTTCTGCATTTTGTTTTTAACGATGATGGGAAGCAATTCGGCAATCAGATCATCGCTGGCGCCCTCCAGATCGATCTTATCGGCGAATGCGCCTACGCGCGCCGGGTCTGCCGCTGCAATGCCCGCAAGCGAGCTTGCCTTCACCGAATTTGAAAGTGCACCGATGCCTTTCTCAAACAGCGGTACATACTTTTTGTCCTTCGTTTTAGCCAAAGCAGTAATTGCTGCAGCCTGAACTAAAGTCTTTGGGTCGTTGGCCGCCATTTTTTCAACTTCTGCAAGTGCTGCTTTCGCCTGATCTGCTTTTGACAGATCGAGTCCGCTCAAAGCTTTCATACGAATTCTGAAATTCGAATCTTTAAGCGCCGCAACCAGCGTTTTCAAAGATGCTGCGCTATTCGATATGTTTTCAGCGGCATTTTCCACAGATCTGTAACGGCTCAGGAAGTCTGTTGAAGTTGAATACTGCGTGAAATACTGCTCCGGTGTTTTATTATCGGTGAATTCTGCCAGCAAAACGCCGTCAGCATTGATGTTGATGAAATCCGGATTCTTTGACACGGGAAAATAGAAGTCGTTTTTATCTTTCGCGCTTACCCAAACATTTTTCCGTGAAGGCTTTCCGTTTTCGTAAACATCCAAAGCCAAAGGAAACTCAAAATTTCCGCCCAACTGTGTCTGGTTCACCGTTACTCTCACCTGCTTTTTCACCGGCTCGAAAGTAGTGGTGTACGAGATTTTCGGATGTCCACTGCCAAAAAACCACTGATTGAAGAACCAGTTCAGATCCTTACCCGAAACTTTTTCGAGCGAAAGCCTGAACTGATGCGCTTCTCCGGTGCCGTATTCATTGGTTTTAAGATAATCGTGCATGCCGGCCCAGAAAGCCTCATCGCCAAGATAGTTTCGCAGCATGTGCAGAATAGAACCTCCTTTGTTGTAGGAAACGCCATCGAACATGTCTTCTTTGTTGTGATAATTGAAGCGCACCAAATCTTTGGTGACGTTCGAAGGATCGCGGAAATAGCCTTCCGCAGCTTTCATTAAAGTATAATCGGCGAAATCTTTTCCGTATTTATGCTCGTTCCAAAGATATTCCGAATAATTGGCGAAAGATTCGTTTACGGTAAGGTTGCTCCAGCTTTCAGTCGTCACCAAATCGCCAAACCAGTGGTGGAAAAGTTCGTGGGAAATCACATCCTCCCAGCGGTTTTCATCGATCAGGTCGCCGGGTTTTTGTTGCGCAGATTCCTGGTGAAGGACGGCTGTCGTGTTCTCCATGGCTCCTGAAACATAGTCGCGGGCGGTGATTTGGGCATATTTAGACCACGGATAATCGTAGTTTAGTTTTTTAGAGAAAAACTCCATCATTTCCGGTGTGTTACCGAAAATCTGTTTTGCATACGGCTCATATTCGCGCTCAACATAGTAATCAACGGGAATGTTCCGCCATTTGTCCTTCACCACCGCGTAATCGCCCACACCCATGAAGAACAGATAAGGTGCGTGTTTCTTGTCCATCACCCAATGGTCGGTGCGCAAACCATTGGCTTCTTTTACCGAAGATTTCATCAGACCATTAGACAAAGTGACGTACTTATCGGGCACGGTCATATAGATTTCCTGTGTGGTTTTCTGATTGGGCTTATCGATGGTCGGGAACCAGGCGGAACTGGCTTCGGTTTCGCCCTGAGTCCAGATCTGAATCGGTTTATCGGGATCTTTGCCCTGCGCATTTACAAAATAAAGTCCCTTTGCATCGGTGATGGCGGCGCTGCCTTTGGTTTTCACCTCGTTTGGCCGTGCGGTATATTTAATGTAAACCGTGTAGTCTTGGTTTCGTGTATAGGTTTTATCGAGGTTTATCTTCAGAAAATCGTCTTTGTACTGATATTTTAAAGGAGATTTCGAGCCGTTTTTGTCCAATGCCACTTCATGGATCAGCATCGCTTTGGCATCAAGCACCAGCGAATCCGACGGATAGAAGTGCGGGCTGGCGGTAAGCCACGCCTCGCCGTTCATCTGCTCTTTTGCATAATCGAAATTCACTTTCAGTTTGGTGTGCTTCAGCTCGGTAGATTTGGTGTGCGTTGCGCGGTAAACTTCGGTTCTTCCGGAAGTTTCGGTCTGTGCGAAGGCGTTTCCGGTAAAGAGGATTCCCAGTAGACTAATGGAAATGATCAGTTTCTTCATGTATTCTGTTTAAGATTGTTCTTTTTTTGATGTTTAAATATATCAAATGTAAAATATTAGTTCTGTTATTGCTTAGTAAAAACGAGTTCCACACCACCCTGTTTGAAATCGAAAGTGTTTTTGCCCGGATTAAATTTAATCTTTATTCCCGCCGCCATGAACTGGAATTCGGTATCCGAAACCACTTCAAGCGGAAAAGAACCCTGACCCGTTGCCTGAGCCATAAGGTTGTTATTCTCTACAAAAATTTTAATATCCAGCGGAAAATTCGGGGCTTTATAAACTCCTTCATAGGCTTGCAAAATGGATAAATCGACGGTTTTTACTTTAAAATCAGGCATTTCAAAATCCATATTCATCGCTGTTTTCAGCATATTGATCGAGTTCTGATTCACATCATAATCAGACTGGTTGGTGATGAAGCTTATGCCGGCTTTGTCTTCAGGAAAATAGAAAAGCACCGACCGAAATTCCTCGATCCGGCCGCTGTGACCATAACCGTATTTGTTGATGAAAGGCACTTTCGCCAAGCCGTAACCGTAGTCATCCTTGAAATTTTTCATCTGGGCGAGGCTCGTTTTTGAAATCAGTTTTCCATCTTCAAGCGCAATGATAAACTGAAGCAGTTCAGTCGGCGTTGAAATCAGATTTCCGGCGCCACCGGGAACACTCATATCCGTTTCCGCGGTTTTTTCAAAACGATTATTATTGAATAAATACGAATTCGCTTGATTTTCCTTTGGAGTTATCTTTCCTCCAACCTTAGTTAAATTTAGCTTCAAAGGCTTTGCAATCTTGGTTTGGATGAGATCTGCGTATGGTTTTTTGTAAATTTTTTCCAGAATGTATCCGAGCAGGATGTAATTGGAGTTGCTGTAAGCATGCTTTTCACCCGGCGCAAAATCGCTTTTGTATTTCGCGATGATGTCAACCATCTGCTTTTCTGTCTGTGGATTTTCGTGATAGCCGAAGTATTCTGCTTCATCCGTGAGATTGTGAATACCTGTGCGGTGCTGCAGCATTTGCTCGACGGTAATTTGAGCGGCATTCGGAACGGACGGAAAATATTCTGAAAGCTTGGTCTGAAGCGACAGTTTTTTCTCTTCAACCGCTTTCATCACGAGAACTGCAGTTAAAATTTTAGATACCGAACCGATGCGGTACTGCGTATTCATGTTGGCTTTCTGCTGGGTTTCCGCATCTGCAAAGCCGGTCACCTTTACAAAATCAGGTTTTCCGTACGTTGCGAGGGCATAGCTTCCGATTGCTTTGTGATGTATTGCAAGCGAATCCAGATAAGCGGAGAGTTTTTCGCGGTTTCCCTGCTGTGCGCAGCATAAACTCACCAATCCGGATAGGGCAAAGGAAAATAATTTTGTTTTCATAACTATCGGTTTTGCTTAATGGGTAGCAAAAAAACCGATTAGTTACGAGGAAAGAAACCGTTTGGGACTGCTGAGATTGGATTTTCGGGAATAGATTGTATTGAATATGCTCGTCGCTTTATAAATTTTCTTTCAGAAAATTCTTTAATCTGTCAGGGTTTTGTTTGCAGTGCCAGAATAATTTCACAACAACCTCATCCTGTTTCATTTCGTAAAAAACTTTAATCTGCCTTTTGGCTATAAGCATATATCTTATGTTGGATGAAAACTCGGAGGAAGGATGTTGAATAACACCGACCAGGATGGACTTTTTGAACTTAGCAATATCCTTACGCAACACGTTGAGTTCTCTTTCCGTCCAGTTGTTTTTCAAAAAAAGAACTATCTCAGCTAAAGAAATTCGCGCCGTATCGGTAATTGTAAAGATCATGATCTGAAAATTTCGTCGAACATCTCGTCGGTCATCTCACGATAGCGGCCGTTCTTATAATCGTCCTCGCTTTGTTCCAAGACTTTTTTGAAAAGTTCGTGACCTTCGATCTCATCCCAGGAGTAAGTTTTATCGCCGTCCGAAAACTCCACGCTTTTTATTCCGCTGAGCTGCGACAAAAGCTGTTTGAGAAAGGGAATATCTGCGGTATGATCTAATTTTACAGTAAGTTCCATGGCAAGAAAATTTTAATAAAAGTACGAAAAAAAACTGACTTTCAGCGATTTACTTAAGCAAAATCTTTACCCCATTAAACTGAATAGCTAAACCGCCACCGGCGCTTTGATTCCCGGATAAGGATCGTAGTTTTCGAGTGTAAAATCTTCATATTTAAAACTGAAAATATCCTTGATGTCAGGATTGAGTTTCATTGTTGGCAAAGTCTTCGGCGTGCGCGAAAGTTGCTTTTCAACCTGTTCGAAATGGTTGTTATAGATATGAACATCACCAAAAGTGTGCACATAATCGCCAACTTCCAGGTCACAAACCTGCGCGACCATCATCAGCAGCAACGCGTAACTTGCAATGTTGAACGGTACGCCCAGGAAAACATCGGCGCTTCTTTGATACAGTTGCAGCGAAAGCTTCCCATCCGCCACATAAAACTGAAACATCGCGTGACACGGCGCCAGCGCCATGTTCGGGATCTCCGCGGTGTTCCAGGCGGAAACAATCAATCGGCGGGAATCCGGATTTTTCTTGATCTGATCGATCACTTCAGAAAGCTGATCGATTACCTTGCCGTCCGCGCCGCGCCAGCTTCGCCATTGTGCGCCATACACCGGACCCAAATCACCATTCTCATCGGCCCACTCATTCCAGATCGACACACCGTGGTCATTAAGATATTTGATGTTGGTATCACCTTTCAGAAACCAGAGTAACTCATAAATTATTGACTTTAAATGAACCTTTTTTGTGGTAACCAGAGGAAAACCTTTACTCAGATCAAAACGCAGTTGGTAACCGAAGACACTGCGCGTTCCGGTGCCGGTACGGTCGGTTTTAATGGTTCCGTTGTCTAGAATATGCTGAAGTAAATCGTGGTAGTTTTGCATTGAAACTGAAATACATTTTGAATTTTAAATGCTGATCCGAGCGAAATCCCGGAGTGATTTTTTTTAAGAGCTACAAATCTAATAAATATTTTTCACCGTCTGGCTAATACCATTCATTGTGAAAATCTGCTCTTTCGATTTCCCATGCATTGCTTTGGCAATAGGACTCGCAGGTGAAATGGTATGTATTTTCACACCTTGAGTTTCAATTACTCCTACGGAACTTACCACATAGAAAAACCCTGAACCGGTTTCGACTAAGGCTCCAAATTTCGCTTCCGTACAAGGTTCGGGACTCAGTTTTGCAGTCGAATTCTGCTGTTCAAGACATTCATTGAGTTGCCGTTGCAAATTATTGATTTCCTGTTGTACCATTTCGCGCGAAGTTTCGTACTTGTCGCCCATCGAACTTTTGGTATCGTTATTAGCTGCACGTGTCTCAGCGATAATTTTTTCGAGGTTTGCAACCTTGTCTGACAAACGCGCTCTTACGGTAGCTACCAGTATCGTTTTATCCATTTGTGTAATATTCACTTTTAATTCAGGCGAAGTTTTTAATTTAATCAAAACATCATAGCTGTTAAAATAAACAACCGCTAAAAAAGGAATTTTTTAACGGTTTGAGATGAAGAGGGGAGTCTTCGTTTATTTTACACCGTATATTTATTTAATTAACTTCTTAATAAATTCTAGGCCGTAGGTAATCCCGCTTGTTATTTCCTTTTCCATCTGGACAAGATCCGGATTTCGGTCTGCTTTATTCTCCCACTTCGCGGCCGTTTCTGCGAGGCTGAAAAGTCCGGCAGTTCCGGCGGTTCCGGTGAGTTTGTGCAGGATTCCCTTAATCCGGACCACGTCTTTTTGCTTGCAGGCTTCTTTAAGCGCAAGGCCCGATGCTTCCGCTTCTTGTATGACTAAATTAAGGAACATCTTCCGGAATTCCTCGTCATCACCAATCTGCTGTTCCAGATATTTCATGTCGAGATAAAGTTCGGAATTCTCAGATTTCTCGGTCTCATCAAGCTTTTCATAGACATGTATTTTAAGCGCATCCAGAAGTTCAGCCTGGCGTAAGGGTTTGGTAATGAAGTCATCCATCCCAGCAGCGAGGCATTTTTCCTTTTCGCCAACTACGTTTCCGGCAGTCACACCGAAGATGATGGGTTGTTTGCCCGGAAGCATCCGAATTTGCTTAGTCGCTTCAATACCATCCATCACAGGCATCTGAACATCCATCAATATCAGATCAAAAAACTTGTTTTTACAGACTTCCAGCGCTTGCTTTCCATCGGTAATTTCTGTAAAAACGGCGTCAGGTACCAGCGACTGCATCATTCGGTTGTTCAGGACCATATTCACGGGATTGTCATCGACCAAAAGGACATTCAGGCCGCTGAGCGGTGTTTCTTTTCCCTCTGATTCCTCAGCGGACGGCTTTTTCTCGGTCTGTTGCACGGCCTGTTTCAGTATATTGTAAAGATCACGTGATTTTATGGGTTTCAGAAGGCAGAAACTATTCTCGCTTTGCCGGAATGAATTGATGACCTCGTGCTCTTCTGAAGACGTGTGCAACACCACCAGCGGCGACACCTCATCTTGCTGGGAATAAAGCTCGCGGATTTTCGTGATGGTTTCGAGGCCGGAGATTACTGGCATATGGTAATCCATCAAAATGATGTCAAAACGTTCACCAGCCATGAGAATCTGCAGGGCTTCCATACCGTTGGCCGCAAGCCTTGACTTGATGTTTTTGTAGGCCAGCATGTGCTGAAGGATGATCCGGTTGTTCTCATTATCATCTACAATAAGCACACTTCTAATTCCGAGGTTAGCGATATCTTCCTCTACATTGTCCTCCACTTCTTCGTACGGAACCTCGATATCGAAATAAAACTCTGAGCCTTCACCAAGCGTACTTTTAAGTGACAGCGAAGTCCCCATATATTTGAGGATATTGTTTGAAATGGTGAGCCCCAAGCCTGTGCCACCATATTTTTTGCTGACAGAACTGTCTTCCTGTGTAAACGCGTCGAAAATCCGCTTTTGCTTGTCTTCAGGAATGCCGATACCGGTATCTCTTACTGCGAACCGAAGCGTGATGCGTGCATCATCCATCTTCAGTTTCTGAACCTTAAGCTCAATTTCGCCTTTAGCAGTGAATTTCACGGCGTTACCAAGAAGGTTTACCAGGATCTGTTTAATCCTGGATTCATCAAGGAAAAGGATTTCTGGAAGTCCCGGTTCAATGTTCAGAAGCAGTTCAAGGTCTTTTTTCTGTGACTGGAAAAGAATGACGTTCATTACCTGGCCTACCATATCATACACGGCACAACGGTCGATCATCAGTTCCATCTTGCCGGATTCAATTTTAGAAAAATCCAGTATGTCGTTGATAATTGAAAGCAAACTCTCGCCCGATTCGTTAATATAATTCAGATACTGGGTCTGCATTTCGTTCAGTGGGGTTTTCAGAAGGAGGTCTGAAAAACCGATCACGCCGTTTAAGGGAGTCCTAATCTCGTGACTCATGTTGGCAAGAAACTCTGATTTTGCCTTACTGGCCAAATCGGCAAGTTGTTTTGCGTTTTCAAGTTCCTGCGTTGTTCTGACGCGCTCTGTAACATTTTGAACAGATACAATTACGCCACCGATTACACCATTCCCAAGAAACCAAGGATTTACTTCCAAATCATAATGTTGCATATCCTCCTTACCGGGAACGGCTACAACAAAATTTTCGTTTTTGTAGGCTTTACCCTCCAGGGCATCCATGTATATTGTGATGCGTTCTTCGGGCACATTGGGCGAAACGTCAAATAGATTTCTGCCGATAATGGTTTCATCCATAGAGAACTCTGCGCTCCACTTACTGCTTACAAAGAGATAGTTAAGATTTTGATCGAACATCGCCACTGCTACAGGTACATCGCGGATGAAAGATTGAAGCATCGCTTCTTTCTTCTCAAGTTCCAGATATGTTGTTTTCGCGGTGTCGATATCCTGTATGATGCCAAAAACTTTGTTGCAAACCCC
This DNA window, taken from Chryseobacterium sp. 6424, encodes the following:
- a CDS encoding MBL fold metallo-hydrolase, with amino-acid sequence MEQSKDNKIIPMTSVDSGKLREVTPDVAYYTNQIVNLIMIGNPGGDWVLVDAGMPKSGKEIIKVAQQRFGENNSPKAIILTHGHFDHVGSIVDLIEKWNVPVYAHSLESTFLTGMESYPQPDTSVEGGVLAKISSVYPHEPINISEVLQQLPDNGEVPYLIDWEWIHVPGHSPGQVALYRERDGVLISADALITVKQDSLYKVLIQKEEICGPPVYLTTNWSQARESVEKLAALNPQILVPGHGTAMSGPELKSGIEHLLANWEEEAVPSHGRWVWTKDL
- a CDS encoding thymidylate synthase, with amino-acid sequence MQNYHDLLQHILDNGTIKTDRTGTGTRSVFGYQLRFDLSKGFPLVTTKKVHLKSIIYELLWFLKGDTNIKYLNDHGVSIWNEWADENGDLGPVYGAQWRSWRGADGKVIDQLSEVIDQIKKNPDSRRLIVSAWNTAEIPNMALAPCHAMFQFYVADGKLSLQLYQRSADVFLGVPFNIASYALLLMMVAQVCDLEVGDYVHTFGDVHIYNNHFEQVEKQLSRTPKTLPTMKLNPDIKDIFSFKYEDFTLENYDPYPGIKAPVAV
- a CDS encoding DUF421 domain-containing protein translates to MFNFDPETLFSIEVPIAELFLRGTIIYLGILLLMRVLLRRIGGELAMMDLVFIILIAEAATHSFGGYESVSEGFIVILTLVGWNFAVNWLSFHFPFIEKLVSARSIQIVKDGKLLRRNMRREYITQEELLESLHREGIDDISKVKAAFVEGDGAITFVKKD
- a CDS encoding response regulator, whose amino-acid sequence is MVLCSKDNEELVWMYHNMVEIDDEGKPYVLSTALNVTEKMSLEKDLIYTKKILEQTSAAAMVGGWEVNLKNKRTFWSQTTKKIHKVSDDFEPDYETAISFYVKESQDRINYLFQRALTTGTPYDEEFKLVQADGTQIWVRAIGIPEFKDGVCNKVFGIIQDIDTAKTTYLELEKKEAMLQSFIRDVPVAVAMFDQNLNYLFVSSKWSAEFSMDETIIGRNLFDVSPNVPEERITIYMDALEGKAYKNENFVVAVPGKEDMQHYDLEVNPWFLGNGVIGGVIVSVQNVTERVRTTQELENAKQLADLASKAKSEFLANMSHEIRTPLNGVIGFSDLLLKTPLNEMQTQYLNYINESGESLLSIINDILDFSKIESGKMELMIDRCAVYDMVGQVMNVILFQSQKKDLELLLNIEPGLPEILFLDESRIKQILVNLLGNAVKFTAKGEIELKVQKLKMDDARITLRFAVRDTGIGIPEDKQKRIFDAFTQEDSSVSKKYGGTGLGLTISNNILKYMGTSLSLKSTLGEGSEFYFDIEVPYEEVEDNVEEDIANLGIRSVLIVDDNENNRIILQHMLAYKNIKSRLAANGMEALQILMAGERFDIILMDYHMPVISGLETITKIRELYSQQDEVSPLVVLHTSSEEHEVINSFRQSENSFCLLKPIKSRDLYNILKQAVQQTEKKPSAEESEGKETPLSGLNVLLVDDNPVNMVLNNRMMQSLVPDAVFTEITDGKQALEVCKNKFFDLILMDVQMPVMDGIEATKQIRMLPGKQPIIFGVTAGNVVGEKEKCLAAGMDDFITKPLRQAELLDALKIHVYEKLDETEKSENSELYLDMKYLEQQIGDDEEFRKMFLNLVIQEAEASGLALKEACKQKDVVRIKGILHKLTGTAGTAGLFSLAETAAKWENKADRNPDLVQMEKEITSGITYGLEFIKKLIK
- a CDS encoding serine hydrolase domain-containing protein — its product is MKTKLFSFALSGLVSLCCAQQGNREKLSAYLDSLAIHHKAIGSYALATYGKPDFVKVTGFADAETQQKANMNTQYRIGSVSKILTAVLVMKAVEEKKLSLQTKLSEYFPSVPNAAQITVEQMLQHRTGIHNLTDEAEYFGYHENPQTEKQMVDIIAKYKSDFAPGEKHAYSNSNYILLGYILEKIYKKPYADLIQTKIAKPLKLNLTKVGGKITPKENQANSYLFNNNRFEKTAETDMSVPGGAGNLISTPTELLQFIIALEDGKLISKTSLAQMKNFKDDYGYGLAKVPFINKYGYGHSGRIEEFRSVLFYFPEDKAGISFITNQSDYDVNQNSINMLKTAMNMDFEMPDFKVKTVDLSILQAYEGVYKAPNFPLDIKIFVENNNLMAQATGQGSFPLEVVSDTEFQFMAAGIKIKFNPGKNTFDFKQGGVELVFTKQ
- a CDS encoding M1 family metallopeptidase, which encodes MKKLIISISLLGILFTGNAFAQTETSGRTEVYRATHTKSTELKHTKLKVNFDYAKEQMNGEAWLTASPHFYPSDSLVLDAKAMLIHEVALDKNGSKSPLKYQYKDDFLKINLDKTYTRNQDYTVYIKYTARPNEVKTKGSAAITDAKGLYFVNAQGKDPDKPIQIWTQGETEASSAWFPTIDKPNQKTTQEIYMTVPDKYVTLSNGLMKSSVKEANGLRTDHWVMDKKHAPYLFFMGVGDYAVVKDKWRNIPVDYYVEREYEPYAKQIFGNTPEMMEFFSKKLNYDYPWSKYAQITARDYVSGAMENTTAVLHQESAQQKPGDLIDENRWEDVISHELFHHWFGDLVTTESWSNLTVNESFANYSEYLWNEHKYGKDFADYTLMKAAEGYFRDPSNVTKDLVRFNYHNKEDMFDGVSYNKGGSILHMLRNYLGDEAFWAGMHDYLKTNEYGTGEAHQFRLSLEKVSGKDLNWFFNQWFFGSGHPKISYTTTFEPVKKQVRVTVNQTQLGGNFEFPLALDVYENGKPSRKNVWVSAKDKNDFYFPVSKNPDFININADGVLLAEFTDNKTPEQYFTQYSTSTDFLSRYRSVENAAENISNSAASLKTLVAALKDSNFRIRMKALSGLDLSKADQAKAALAEVEKMAANDPKTLVQAAAITALAKTKDKKYVPLFEKGIGALSNSVKASSLAGIAAADPARVGAFADKIDLEGASDDLIAELLPIIVKNKMQKHMPAIASTAAFYPFVKFQNSELGAAAEEAYNWIMSSDNLKATENVTKILTQVKSQIDDNPQAKMMIVQILRDGLAKKMAVLKANPSSTTINQQVDAINKAIQAYQ